A single genomic interval of Marmota flaviventris isolate mMarFla1 chromosome 14, mMarFla1.hap1, whole genome shotgun sequence harbors:
- the Six3 gene encoding homeobox protein SIX3 — protein MVFRSPLDLYSSHFLLPNFADSHHCSLLLASSGGGNGAGGGGGEGGGGSGGGNRAGGGGAGGAGGGGGGGGGGSRAPPEELSMFQLPTLNFSPEQVASVCETLEETGDIERLGRFLWSLPVAPGACEAINKHESILRARAVVAFHTGNFRDLYHILENHKFTKESHGKLQAMWLEAHYQEAEKLRGRPLGPVDKYRVRKKFPLPRTIWDGEQKTHCFKERTRSLLREWYLQDPYPNPSKKRELAQATGLTPTQVGNWFKNRRQRDRAAAAKNRLQHQAIGPSGMRSLAEPGCPTHGSAESPSTAASPTTSVSSLTERADTGTSILSVTSSDSECDV, from the exons ATGGTATTCCGCTCCCCCCTAGACCTCTATTCCTCCCACTTCTTGTTGCCAAACTTCGCGGATTCTCACCACTGCTCCCTACTTCTGGCGAGTAGCGGCGGCGGGAACGGTgcgggaggcggcggcggcgagggaggcggcggcagcggcggcgggaACCGTGCGGGAGGCGGCGGTGCTGGCGGagcaggcggcggcggcggcggcggcggcggcggctccagGGCCCCCCCGGAAGAGTTGTCCATGTTCCAGCTGCCCACCCTCAACTTCTCGCCGGAGCAGGTGGCCAGCGTCTGCGAGACGCTGGAGGAGACGGGCGACATTGAGCGGCTGGGCCGCTTCCTCTGGTCGCTGCCTGTGGCCCCCGGGGCGTGCGAGGCCATCAACAAACACGAGTCGATCCTGCGCGCGCGCGCCGTGGTCGCCTTCCACACGGGCAACTTCCGCGACCTGTACCACATCCTGGAGAACCACAAGTTCACCAAGGAGTCTCACGGCAAGCTGCAGGCCATGTGGCTCGAGGCTCACTACCAGGAGGCCGAGAAGCTGCGCGGCCGCCCACTCGGCCCGGTGGACAAGTACCGCGTGCGCAAGAAGTTCCCGCTGCCGCGCACCATCTGGGACGGCGAGCAGAAGACGCATTGCTTCAAGGAGCGGACTCGGAGCCTGCTGCGGGAGTGGTACCTGCAGGACCCCTACCCCAACCCCAGCAAGAAACGCGAACTGGCGCAGGCCACTGGCCTCACTCCCACACAAGTAGGCAACTGGTTTAAGAACCGGCGGCAGCGCGACCGCGCCGCAGCGGCCAAGAACAG GCTCCAGCACCAGGCCATCGGACCCAGCGGCATGCGCTCGCTGGCCGAACCCGGCTGCCCCACGCACGGCTCGGCAGAGTCGCCGTCCACGGCGGCCAGCCCCACCACCAGTGTGTCCAGCCTGACGGAGCGCGCGGACACCGGCACCTCCATCCTCTCGGTAACCTCCAGCGACTCGGAATGTGATGTATGA